Part of the Pirellulaceae bacterium genome is shown below.
GATCAAGTGGAAAAAAGGGTCGCTGAAGACGCGAGAATGGCAGATGGCGGAGCGTTGCGGGCGTTGGTCCAGGTGTGTCGAGCACGAAGACTTTTGCGGATGGCCAGACCATTTGGTAATTCATCGGGTTTTTGACAACCACAAACTTGGTGTGGGTGGTGTCAATTCCCAGTGAGGCAAGTTGCTCACCACACCATTCATAAGTCGGATGAGTGGCAATGCCGATTTCAAGGTAGTCGCTGCGGAGAACCGCAGACGGTCCCATGGCTCCGAAGCGACCGTCCCAGATGCCACCCTGATATTGGAACTGGCCGTCGGTGAGTTTTACGATATGCCCTTTCACTTCGATGGGATCTCCCCATCGTGGGTCAATTTGATGACCAAGGTTGAGTTGGACCTCCGCTCCCCTGCCCGCTTGGTGACAAAGTTTTGCCGCGGACGGATCGACAATCGTTGCAACGCTCGAATAATTCCGGCCAAAGCTTTGTAGCGCTCGGATGGACGCGATGCTGTCGCCAGCCGCGCCACCCCCGCAGCAGTCGGCCGTTTCCACAAGTAATACTTGGCCATCGACTCGGAGTCCTGCCTGGATCGCAGCTTGCGGAGTGAGCAGGTCAGGTTCGAGTTCGAATCGCCGTTCCCAATATTCGGTAGCCAGCTGTGTGGCTAGACGAACGGCTCGATCCATGTCGCCATGGGTGATCACAATACCGCCGCCGCCCATTTCCGGAAGATCGAGATAGGGATGAACGAGAATCGCGCCTGCAGAGTACACATCGCCGTTACGCTCCCATGTTTTCGCACGATGCATGATGGATGCGAAAGGTCCTGGTTGTTCTGTGCCACCGTGAATCGCACTCACCATCACCGGGGCTTTGGCCATCGCCATGGTTGGAACGAGTTTTCCGTCAAGCATGTCGATCAGTGTCTGGGCGCCCCGTTGTCCGGTTTCAAAGGCGTCGCGGTGCGGGTAGGTCTCCCATGCGAGCAACGCATCTGCATAGGTCATCATCGTTTGAGTGATGTGAGCGTGCAGATCCAGTGTCGCGACAACAGGCGTTTCGGATCCAACGAGTTGCCGCACAGCGACCAACAGATCGCCTTCCAGATCACCAGCGTTTTCAGCGGATGCTGCGCCGTGCAACCCCAACAGCACACCCTCCACCGGAAGAGAGATTTTCAGCCGGGCAAGTAGTTGCGTCTTCAGTTCCGTATAGCAGTCAGCCGTAACCGGTCCGCTGGGACATCCACTGGCAACAAGCAGAGGCACAGTACTTCGTTCGGCCTTCTGCAAAACATTGAACATACCACCGATGACTCCATCGGTGACGTTCGTCACCTCATCGTCGAAGAGCAACTCGGAACGTCGAAAGGTGTCGAGGTCTGCCGCAGCTCCACCAAAGTGATTGCACTCAATGAAGATCGAACCCACTGCAATTGGACGTGACATGTTGATTCCGCCAACTCGTTTGTAAGAGGATTGTTTAACGGTTGGGTCCGGATTTCGTGTGCGCTTCGTGGCTTACGTTCAGGCCATGATATCGTGAGCGGCCTTGTCGTACACGTCGGTCAGTCGAAAGTCAGAATAAGGATGGAATAAGAGTCGGAGTGTCATCGAGGCACGGGGCATGATCAAGATGACATCCTGCTCGAAATCAATCACTTCAGCAGAAAACAGCTTGACATCCGCTCGAAATAGGCTTACTTTGCAATGCAAAGTGAAATGCCGGTGGGGCCCTTTGGCTGATGACGAAGATTCAATTTTGACGGATCCGAGGCACTGAAGGTCGAGATGCAATGGAAGGTCGACCTGTTTTGAAATCAATTACCAAAGTCCAATTTCCCAACGTTGAGGAGTTGAAAAAATTAGATTCATCGCTTCCACGATCACTGCACCGATTCTGTTTACCTTCGTTATTCTCACATCATTAGATGCGGTTGCTCAACCAAACTCGCCCAAAAAAGACAAACCGTTAACTTGGCAGGATTTGGGATACGGCAA
Proteins encoded:
- a CDS encoding M81 family metallopeptidase; its protein translation is MSRPIAVGSIFIECNHFGGAAADLDTFRRSELLFDDEVTNVTDGVIGGMFNVLQKAERSTVPLLVASGCPSGPVTADCYTELKTQLLARLKISLPVEGVLLGLHGAASAENAGDLEGDLLVAVRQLVGSETPVVATLDLHAHITQTMMTYADALLAWETYPHRDAFETGQRGAQTLIDMLDGKLVPTMAMAKAPVMVSAIHGGTEQPGPFASIMHRAKTWERNGDVYSAGAILVHPYLDLPEMGGGGIVITHGDMDRAVRLATQLATEYWERRFELEPDLLTPQAAIQAGLRVDGQVLLVETADCCGGGAAGDSIASIRALQSFGRNYSSVATIVDPSAAKLCHQAGRGAEVQLNLGHQIDPRWGDPIEVKGHIVKLTDGQFQYQGGIWDGRFGAMGPSAVLRSDYLEIGIATHPTYEWCGEQLASLGIDTTHTKFVVVKNPMNYQMVWPSAKVFVLDTPGPTPATLRHLPFSRLQRPFFPLD